The genome window TTCCGGTTTTGTCCTTTAAAGCTCCTGTAAAGGCCCCTTTGACATGTCCGAATAATTCACTTTCAAGCAGTCCCTCAGACAGTGCGCTACAATTTACTTTAACCAGCGGTTTGCCGCCGCGCTCTCCGGTATAGTGAATCGCCTCTGCAACCAGTTCTTTCCCTGTACCGCTTTCACCCGTTATGACAACTGTGGTCTTTACAACTGCAAGACTCTGTATCAGGGAATAGACCTTTTGCATAGCCTCACTTTTGCCGACTAATTTGTGATACTCCCTCCTTTGCTTTAGTTCGGTCTCCAGCATTGATGTATAGGTGTCGTCTCTGATTACCATCACTGCACCGTAGTGCTTGCCGTTGTTGCCAAGTAAAGGATAAGTCGTCACGTTTACCACGGAAGTCTTATGTGACTGGCAACATTCCAGCCGGCTTTTTTTTGAAGGTTCTCCATCTCGCATTGTCTCAGCCAGGGTTTCACAGCAGCTATTAGTACATGTTGAAAAAACTGAATTAAAATCATTGCCGATAATATTTTCAGGGACCTTGCCGCAAATAGTTTTTACTGCATTATTGGCATTTATTATTTTCATATCATTATCAACGGTTATTATAGCCTCGCCAACGCTTCTGAAAATTGCCTCTGTGTTTGTTTTGTATCTCTGAATTTCCCTTTCATATGTGATGTGCCGGCAACTCTGGGCAACGGTCTTCAAAAATGTTTTGTTATCAATGGGTTTCATTACGAATTTATCTATTCCCAGATTTGTTAAATCCAACAGATACCGCGCCTCATCGTGTGCGGAGGTTATAATTATTACCTGCTCCTTATTAATCTTTTTTATCTCTTTTGTCATTTCAATGCCATCCATTACAGGCATCCGAATGTCGCTTATTATCAGATCGTACTTTTGCAGCTGGTACATATCCACAGCATCCTTACCGTTTGTGGCAGTTGTAACTAAACTGAAAAATCTGCCAAGGACATAAGTCATGTCCTCCCTTATGCTGTTGTTATCCTCAACGTACAGAACCGTAAGTTCTTTAGCATATTGCATTAATTCTGCGACAGTGCTTTCCATCTTTTATTATAAAATATTTACTGGAATCTTTATAGTAAAAACTGCTCCGTGCTTCCTGTTGCCGGCACTGATTGTGCCGTTACAGTGCTCCTCAACAATCATCCTGGCCATATACAGGCCAAGGCCGGTACCATTAAGCTCCTCCTTAGTAGAAAAATATGGAAAGAAAATTTGATCTAATATCTCTGAGGGGATTCCGCCTCCGTTATCTGAAATCTCTGTAACCGCATAACCATCTTCCTGATAAACATTAATTGTCACCTTTGGGTTATCCACCCTCCTGCCGTCTATTGCATCTTTTGAGTTGACAAGAATGCTTAAAAATACATGAACAAGTTCATTTGCATGAGTTTCCAACTCGATATCCGATTGATAATTAACTTCTATGTCAATACCACCAGCCTGAAACTGAGATCCAATTATTCTGAGGGTTTTCCCAATAATGCTATTCATGTCAGATTTTTGTTTGCCTACTTCCGGCTTGAAAAAGTTGCTAAAGTCATTAATTGTTTGTGACAGGTGTGCAATCTGAAACTTAATTTTACTAAGAAATTCAGACACAGTTTTTTTAGATAAAGAATCTAACATTGAGTCAAGCTCAAACCTGTTGACAGCGGCTCCTAATGCTGCTATCGGCTGCTTCCACTGATGGGCTATCAGGCTTAACATCTCGCCCATTTTCGCCATTCGGTCACGTAAAAAAAGAAGGCGGTCTTTGTGTTTTCTCTCTGTAATGTCATTAACCAATGCGATAGCGCCTTCATATTTGCCGTTTTCATCCATAA of Nitrospirae bacterium YQR-1 contains these proteins:
- a CDS encoding sigma 54-interacting transcriptional regulator; its protein translation is MQYAKELTVLYVEDNNSIREDMTYVLGRFFSLVTTATNGKDAVDMYQLQKYDLIISDIRMPVMDGIEMTKEIKKINKEQVIIITSAHDEARYLLDLTNLGIDKFVMKPIDNKTFLKTVAQSCRHITYEREIQRYKTNTEAIFRSVGEAIITVDNDMKIINANNAVKTICGKVPENIIGNDFNSVFSTCTNSCCETLAETMRDGEPSKKSRLECCQSHKTSVVNVTTYPLLGNNGKHYGAVMVIRDDTYTSMLETELKQRREYHKLVGKSEAMQKVYSLIQSLAVVKTTVVITGESGTGKELVAEAIHYTGERGGKPLVKVNCSALSEGLLESELFGHVKGAFTGALKDKTGRFQMAEGGTIFLDEIGDMSLNTQLRLLRVLQEFEFERVGDSIPVKSDVRVLAATNQDLKRKVVKGEFREDLYYRINVMELHIPPLRERLSDIHSLVSHFLDKFNLRFKKNIQNVSADVMKRFMGHRWAGNVRELEHAMEHAFVLCDKPVITVDDLPANFKERAEIIENTPEGFLLPDERNKIIQALEQSRWKKNKAAELLGVSRVTLYEKMKKHNIK